The sequence below is a genomic window from Rudanella lutea DSM 19387.
AATCAAACGTGTCAGCAAGGCGAGGTAGCAAGGCATGAAAACTTGCAGCCTGACATATCTTAACGCTACTGGCGCACGTAACCCCATATTGAGCTTCATATTGCCTAATTCCATCATGACAGGAGCCGAAACGTCGAATCATTTTTTGGCGGGCGGTGGTGAAATGGGTGCCTTGATTCGGTCGATGGATTGGTCAAAAACCGCTCTTGGACCCGTCGACACCTGGCCACAAAGTTTACGCACATCCGTTAGCCTATGTTTATCCTCTACCTTTCCCATTCTGATTGCCTGGGGGCCTGAAACAATCCAGATTTATAACGATAGTTACCGGCCGATCTGCGGAGCTAAACACCCCGAATCTATGGGGCAAAACTTTCGAATCTGCTGGGAAACCGCCTTGCCCGTTGTGGGCGACGCCTTTACGCGTGGGCAAGAGGGCGAGGGAACGTACATCAAAGATCAGCGGATGTTTCTGGATCGCTACGGTTATCTGGAAGAGGCTTTTATGACCTTTTCGTTTGCGCCCATCCGCGACGAGTCGGGGCAGGTTGGTGGTATTTTTCACCCCATCACCGAAACCACCGATAAGATGCTCAGCGCCCGCCGTACGCAGGTGCTACGCGATGTAGCTGCCTTGACCGGGCAAGCCAAAACGAAAGAGGCCATTTATGAAAACCTGGCCACGGCCGACGCCGATTTTGCTCTCGACCTCCCTTTTTTGCTCTTCTACGAGTTTGACGAAGACGCTACCTGTGGCCGTTTAGTAAATACATTCGGGTTATCTCAGCAGTACCCGATACCCACACATCTGTTGGAGCTGAACGTAGCCGAAACCGACTGGCTGTCTGATTTATCCAACACGCTGGTAATAGAAGATTTGTCGGATAAACTGGCCCCGTTGGAGGCTGGCCCCTATCCCGAAGCGCCCCATACGGCCGTACGGTTACCCATTCTCCTTTCAACCCGTTCGGAGCCGGTGGGCTTTCTGGTGGCTGGAGTGAGCCCACGCCGGGCGCTCGACCCCGAGTACCTCACGTTTTACGCCCTGTTGGCCAACACGATTAGTACGGCCTTCTCGAATGTATATGCCTATCAGGAGGAGCAGAAACGGGCCGAAGCCCTGGCGGCCATCGACCGGGCCAAGACGGCCTTTTTCAGCAATGTAAGCCACGAGTTTCGGACGCCCCTCACGCTCATGCTGGGTCCATTGGAGGAGCTTTTACAACGAACTGATGTACAGGCGTCAGACGTGAAAGAACCCATCGAAACCACGCATCGGAATGCGCTTCGGCTACTCAAACTGGTTAATAATCTACTTGATTTTAGCCGCACTGAAGCCGGGCGTACGCGGGCTACCTACCGGCCGGTTGATCTGGTTGGGCTAACGGTTGATCTGGCCAGTAGCTTCCGCTCACTCATTGAGCGGGCGGGTTTAAAGTACACCGTCGATTGTCAGCCCCTGCCCTCGGTGGTGTATGCCGATGCCGAAATGTGGGAGAAAATAGTCTTGAACCTCTTGTCCAATGCCTTCAAATACACGCTGGAAGGGGAAATTGAGGTAACCCTGACGGCAGAAGGAACTGAAGCCATACTTCGGGTATCCGACACGGGTATTGGGATACCGGCGCACGAGCTTCCGCACATGTTTGAACGATTTCACCGGGTAGAGCAGGCCGGTGGGCGTACCTACGAGGGTAGTGGTATCGGGTTGTCGCTGGTGCATGAGCTGGTGCAGATGCACGGGGGCACAATCGCCGTAACCAGTGTCGAAGGCGAAGGCAGTACGTTTACCGTTCGATTGCCGCTTGGCAAAGCGCATCTGCCGACTGTGCAGGTTGTAGAAGAAGTACGCGCCAATGGCTTGAGCCCCCTGGCTGAATCGTTTCTGAAAGAGGCTGGCACGATGCTGGGCGAAACGCCTTTACCAGCTGATTTAGGTGAGCAGGATGCAACCGCACCCAAAATCCACGTCCTGGTTGTCGACGATAACCCTGATATGCGGGGCTACCTGACCCGGTTGCTCCAGCCCTCGTTTGAGGTGCAGACTGCCGTAAACGGAGTCGATGCGCTCGAACAACTGAAAACGTTTGAACCTCAGCTGATTCTGAGCGACATCATGATGCCCGTAATGGACGGTAAAGCCCTGCTCCAAAACCTGCGCCAGAACCCCGCAACGGCTCAAATTCCGCTTATTTTTCTGTCGGCGCGGGCGGGGCAGGAAGCTCGGATCGACGGGCTGGAAGCCGGTGCCGACGATTATCTCGTTAAGCCGTTTTCGGCCCAGGAGCTGTTGACTAAAGTCCGGGTGCAGATTGCCCTCAACCAGTCGCGCCGACAGAGCGAAACCCAATTGCGGAATCTGGTCGAACACGCACCGGTAGCCATGCTGCTGGTGAAAGGTGAAAAGATGGTGGTAGAGCTCATCAACCAGGCTATGCTCGAACTGGTGCAGCGCGAGGACGGCGTACTCGGCAAGCCCCTGTTGGAAGCCCTTCCCGAACTGGCAGGGCAGTCGTTTGTGGACCGTTGCCTGCAGGTGTTTCAAACCGGTGTGCCCGATCAGGGTTGGGCGGTGCCTATACCCGTACACCGACATGGTCAATTGGAAACGGGGTACTTCAACCTGCTGCTGACGCCCTACTACGAAGGAAACACCCGTACGGGCGTACTCGAAATATGTACCGAGGTTACCGAGCTGGTGCTGGCGAGTCAGGCACTGGCGGGTAGCGAAGCGCGATACCGGCAGCTTTCGGCCGAGCTCGACCTGCAGGTGCAGCAGCGTACGGCTGAGTTGCAGGCATCGGTGTACGACCTGCAACGCTCCAACGAAAACCTGCAGCAGTTTGCTTATGTGGCCTCGCACGATTTGCAGGAACCCCTGCGCAAAATCCAGTCGTTCGGGGATCTGATTCAGAAACAGTACGCCGATCAACTGGGCGAGGGGAGTGAGCACCTCAACCGGATGCAAGCCGCTGCGAGCCGGATGTCGACACTGATTCGGGACTTGCTCAGCTTCTCCCGCATTTCGACCCGGCAAGAGGCCGTATCCCCCGTTTCCCTGGCCCATATTTTACAGGATGTGCTGGCCGATCTGGAAGTGACGATTCATGAAACGGGCGCACGGGTGCACATTGAGCCGTTGCCCACCGTTCCCGGCGACTGGTCGCAGTTGCGGCAACTTTTTCAGAACCTGATTGCTAACGCGCTTAAGTTTCAGGCGCCCGGCACGGCACCGGAAATTTGGGTACGCGAGGCACGGATAGAAGCCGCCGATTTGCCGCCTGCGGTGAAGCCCGTGCGCCGTGCGTCGGCATTCCACCGAATCGACGTAAAGGACAACGGGATCGGCTTCGATGAAAAGTATGTTGACCGCATTTTTCAGGTTTTTCAACGCCTGCACGGGCGCAATCAGTTTTCGGGAACCGGTATTGGGCTGGCCATCTGTCAGAAAGTAGCCAGTAATCATGGTGGAGCTATTACCGCAAGTAGTCGGCCGGGGGAGGGGAGCACGTTTAGTCTGTATTTGCCTGTCTGACAGTTTTTTTGTGGTTGGGGGAGCGTGAACCGCTGCTGGCTTCGTGAGGCAGGCCATCGTTCGGGCTGAACCCTATGGGTAGTTTGACCGTTAACCGTACGGTCAAACTACCCACTATGAAGCTACTTTTTACCGCCCTGATGTTTTATACCCGCTTGCCGGTGCCTAAGGGCATCGACCATTCGGAAGACTTGCTGAACCGATCGACCATTTTTTTTCCGCTCATCGGCTGGATTGTTGGCCTAATTGGGGTAGGGGTGTACTGGATTGGTACCGTGCTGTTTCCGCCCGAGTTGGCGGTTCTGTTCAGCATGATTGCTACCGTCTGGGTCACTGGGGCTTTTCACGAAGATGGTTTTGCGGATGTGTGCGATGGCTTCGGCGGAGGCTGGTCAGCTGAGCAGATTCTGACCATCATGAAAGACAGCCGGCTCGGTACGTTCGGGGCCGTGGGGCTGGGGTTGCTGCTGGCGGTCAAGTTCTTTGCCCTCAAAACCATGCTGACGGTCGAAGCCTTTGGCGTGGCCGTAGCCCTCAAATACGTAGCTGCGCATAGCCTGAGCCGCTTACTGGCCACCTCCATGATGCGGGCTTTACCCTACGCCCGGCTCGACGAAACGAGCAAAGTAAAACCTATTGCCAAAGGCATTACCGACGGTCAACTGGCCATTGCTGCCCTGTTTGGCCTCCTGCCCCTGCTGGTGTTGTCGGTGTACACGGGTCTCTGGATTTACCTGACCTTCCTCATCCCGTTATGGCTTGTACGCTGGCGGCTGGCGTCGTTTTTCGGGAAATGGCTTGGTGGCTATACCGGCGATTGCCTCGGCGCTACACAGCAATTGGCCGAAGTAGTTGTGTACCTGTCGTTTGTGTCGCTGCTCTGGGTTAGTGTCTGAAACAAATTTCAACCCCACACATGGAAATTTACTTGATTCGGCATACCGAAGTAGCCGTAGGGCGGTCGGTTAGCTATGGGCAGAGTGACGTCGAGCTGGCAGTTAATTATGAGGAGCAACGGGACCGGATTCTGCCCCATCTGCCCACCGAGACACCGGCTTACCTGTTTAGTAGTCCCCTGAGCCGGTGCCGGTTGCTGGCCAACGATCTGGCAACCTCGGCCGACGTTGATCTGCAACAGGTGCAGTTTGACGACCGGCTCAAAGAACTCCATTTTGGCGATTGGGAAATGGTGCCCTGGGCCGATATTCCCCGGTCATCACTCGATCCCTGGATGGCCGATTACGTCAACGTAGGCCCGCCCAATGGCGAGTCATTCGGGGCATTGTTTGAACGCGTTACGGCCTTTTGGCAGGAAAAAATAAGCCCGTTGGCGGCCGAAAACACCGGTTCGGCCTACATTATCACGCATGGCGGGGTGATTCGAGCTTTGCTGTGTCTGTTTCTGGATTTATCTTTGCAAAACGCCTACCGGATTCACCTCGACTACGGTTCGCTCACCAAACTAACCACAAACGGTCAACACTTTACTATTCAATACATTAACCGCTGACCGTTATTTTATGGCTTCCAATCGAATGAATGCTTTAACCATCCGCCTGACCACACTGCTCACCATCGTGCTGGCTACGGCCCTGTTTCGTTTAGTACCGCATTGGCCCAACTTTACGCCCGTAGCCGCACTGGCTCTGTTTGGGGCGGCCACCTTCGATCGGAAGTGGCTGGGTCTGGTTGCGCCGTTCGGAGCTATGCTCCTGAGCGACGCCATTCTGGGTTTTCACGGAAGCATGGGGGCGGTTTACATTAGTTTCGGCCTGACCTGGCTCATCGGAGCGCTGGCCCTGCGTCGGCCTACAGCCGGTCGGGTAGCGGGTGCTGCGTTGGCATCGTCTACCCTGTTTTTTCTCATCACCAACTTTGCCGTTTGGTACGGTAGCACGTTTTATCCGCAAACCCTGGCTGGCCTGATGGGCTGCTACGCGGCTGGCCTTGCCTTTTACGACGGCCAATCATTTTTCCTGAACGGCGTGCTGGGTGATCTGTTTTTTAGCGGTGCCCTCTTCGGCGGATATTACCTGTTGCAGCAGCGGTTTACGGTTCTCCGTCCCGCCCGCGCTTAACTGACACTTCATTTTATTCGGGTCATCGGGTTGTCGTTGCTTGTCTGCGTAGTTTAGGTTTGTCACGCGATGAACGGCTATGAACGACAGGCAACACAGGCCCGATGACTTTTTCTTTTGTATGCTAAAACCAAAACT
It includes:
- a CDS encoding ATP-binding protein, whose amino-acid sequence is MTGAETSNHFLAGGGEMGALIRSMDWSKTALGPVDTWPQSLRTSVSLCLSSTFPILIAWGPETIQIYNDSYRPICGAKHPESMGQNFRICWETALPVVGDAFTRGQEGEGTYIKDQRMFLDRYGYLEEAFMTFSFAPIRDESGQVGGIFHPITETTDKMLSARRTQVLRDVAALTGQAKTKEAIYENLATADADFALDLPFLLFYEFDEDATCGRLVNTFGLSQQYPIPTHLLELNVAETDWLSDLSNTLVIEDLSDKLAPLEAGPYPEAPHTAVRLPILLSTRSEPVGFLVAGVSPRRALDPEYLTFYALLANTISTAFSNVYAYQEEQKRAEALAAIDRAKTAFFSNVSHEFRTPLTLMLGPLEELLQRTDVQASDVKEPIETTHRNALRLLKLVNNLLDFSRTEAGRTRATYRPVDLVGLTVDLASSFRSLIERAGLKYTVDCQPLPSVVYADAEMWEKIVLNLLSNAFKYTLEGEIEVTLTAEGTEAILRVSDTGIGIPAHELPHMFERFHRVEQAGGRTYEGSGIGLSLVHELVQMHGGTIAVTSVEGEGSTFTVRLPLGKAHLPTVQVVEEVRANGLSPLAESFLKEAGTMLGETPLPADLGEQDATAPKIHVLVVDDNPDMRGYLTRLLQPSFEVQTAVNGVDALEQLKTFEPQLILSDIMMPVMDGKALLQNLRQNPATAQIPLIFLSARAGQEARIDGLEAGADDYLVKPFSAQELLTKVRVQIALNQSRRQSETQLRNLVEHAPVAMLLVKGEKMVVELINQAMLELVQREDGVLGKPLLEALPELAGQSFVDRCLQVFQTGVPDQGWAVPIPVHRHGQLETGYFNLLLTPYYEGNTRTGVLEICTEVTELVLASQALAGSEARYRQLSAELDLQVQQRTAELQASVYDLQRSNENLQQFAYVASHDLQEPLRKIQSFGDLIQKQYADQLGEGSEHLNRMQAAASRMSTLIRDLLSFSRISTRQEAVSPVSLAHILQDVLADLEVTIHETGARVHIEPLPTVPGDWSQLRQLFQNLIANALKFQAPGTAPEIWVREARIEAADLPPAVKPVRRASAFHRIDVKDNGIGFDEKYVDRIFQVFQRLHGRNQFSGTGIGLAICQKVASNHGGAITASSRPGEGSTFSLYLPV
- a CDS encoding adenosylcobinamide-GDP ribazoletransferase, with translation MKLLFTALMFYTRLPVPKGIDHSEDLLNRSTIFFPLIGWIVGLIGVGVYWIGTVLFPPELAVLFSMIATVWVTGAFHEDGFADVCDGFGGGWSAEQILTIMKDSRLGTFGAVGLGLLLAVKFFALKTMLTVEAFGVAVALKYVAAHSLSRLLATSMMRALPYARLDETSKVKPIAKGITDGQLAIAALFGLLPLLVLSVYTGLWIYLTFLIPLWLVRWRLASFFGKWLGGYTGDCLGATQQLAEVVVYLSFVSLLWVSV
- the cobC gene encoding alpha-ribazole phosphatase, whose product is MEIYLIRHTEVAVGRSVSYGQSDVELAVNYEEQRDRILPHLPTETPAYLFSSPLSRCRLLANDLATSADVDLQQVQFDDRLKELHFGDWEMVPWADIPRSSLDPWMADYVNVGPPNGESFGALFERVTAFWQEKISPLAAENTGSAYIITHGGVIRALLCLFLDLSLQNAYRIHLDYGSLTKLTTNGQHFTIQYINR
- a CDS encoding DUF6580 family putative transport protein, whose protein sequence is MNALTIRLTTLLTIVLATALFRLVPHWPNFTPVAALALFGAATFDRKWLGLVAPFGAMLLSDAILGFHGSMGAVYISFGLTWLIGALALRRPTAGRVAGAALASSTLFFLITNFAVWYGSTFYPQTLAGLMGCYAAGLAFYDGQSFFLNGVLGDLFFSGALFGGYYLLQQRFTVLRPARA